CGACGATGCCGCCGGAGCCGGTGATGACGAAATTCGCATCGGTCTCGGCGGAGGAATCCTCGAGATAATCGAGATCGATGACCGGCTGTTTTGCAAAGATGCCGCAGGAGATCGCGGCGATATGGTCTTTCAGGACCTTCTCGACCTTGATCATGTTGCGAGTTTCCATCCACTTCAGGCAATCATGCAGGGCGATCCATGCGCCGGTGATGGAAGCCGTGCGCGTGCCGCCATCGGCCTGAATGACGTCGCAGTCGATGCTGATCTGGCGCTCGCCAAGCGCCTGCAGGTCGACCACTGCACGCAGCGAGCGGCCGATGAGGCGCTGGATTTCCTGCGTGCGTCCGCCCTGCTTGCCGGCCGAGGCCTCGCGTTTCATCCGCTCATGAGTGGAACGCGGCAGCATGCCGTATTCAGCGGTGACCCAGCCCTTGCCGCTGTTGCGCAGCCACGGCGGCGTCTTTTCCTCAAGGCTTGCGGTGACGAGCACATGCGTATCACCAAATTTGACCAGACAGGAACCTTCGGCATGTTTCGAGAAATTGCGCTCGAAGGAAACCTTGCGCATCTGATCGGTTTTTCTGCCTGAAGGCCGCATATGATCCACTCTCCATGTTGGTTCCTGCCTTCTAAGGCGCGCCCCGGGGTTTTGCAAAGCCAATTTCCATTTTGCCGCAGCGGTGCAACGCATTATATTGGTACGGACAGAGTTTTGACGATAAAGAACGGATGATATGGGCTTTTCCGCACCGCTTTCAAAAGATCAGGCATCGTTGCTGGATGAACGGTCGCGGGAGATTTTCCGGCGCATCGTCGAAGGCTATCTCGACACCGGCGAACCCTTGGGGTCGCGCAGCCTGTCGCGGCTGTTGCCGATGTCGCTTTCACCGGCCTCCGTTCGCAACGTCATGAGTGATCTCGAGGAACTGGGTCTCATCTATTCGCCGCATATCAGCGCCGGTCGCCTGCCCACCCAGACGGGGCTGCGCTTCTTCGTGGACGCATTCATGCAGGTGGGCGATCTGCCCGCCGATGAGAGAGCCAGTATCGACCGCCAGATCGGTCCAGTCGCCGGCCACGAGCAATCGCTGGAAGGGTTGCTGACGGAGGCAAGCCGCATGCTTTCAGGCATGTCGCGCGGTGCGGGCCTGGTGCTGACGGCCAAGAGCGACGTCATTCTCAAGCACGTTGAATTCATCCGGCTGGAGCCCACCAAGGCGCTTGCCGTGCTGGTAGGGGACCACAATCAGGTCGAAAACCGTATCATCGAATTGCCGGTCGGCATTTCGTCATCGCAATTGACAGAGGCGGCGAATTTCATCAATGCCCATCTTTCCGGGCAGACGCTGCAGGAACTGCGGGGCCAGTTTCAGACGCAGCGTGCCGAATTGCAGTCGGAACTCGGCACGCTCGCGCAGGACCTCATTGAACGTGGTCTCGCCATATGGGCGGGCGACAATGAAGAGGGCAAGCTCGGCCGCCTCATCGTCCGCGGACGCTCCAACCTGCTGGAAGGTCTGGCCGGTGAGGAAGATATCGATCGTGTGCGCCTGCTGTTCGACGATCTGGAGCGCAAGGAAAACCTCATCGAGATCCTCAACCTTGCAGAAAGTGGCTCAGGCGTCAGGATTTTCATCGGCTCGGAAAACAAGCTCTTCTCGCTGTCAGGCTCGTCACTGATCGTGGCACCTTATCGGGATGAGGAAAATCGCGTTGTGGGTGCCGTCGGCGTCATCGGTCCCACGAGGCTAAATTACGCCCGTATCGTGCCTATGGTGGACTACACCGCACAAATTATGGCCCGCCTTTCCCGAAAGCAGAGATAGGACAAGCCCGCAAGGTTAGAGAATGCGGCAAGCTTTTCGCCGCAAGCCTTGATTTTTGCCGTTCAAACCTCGATATCGGGCGCAACCAACAATATTCAAATCTGGAGAACGTCATGACCGACGATACGAAAAAGCCCGGACCTGACGCGGACGTCGCCGAAGAGTTTGTCGAACCCGCATTTACAGGGGAAGAGACGGCGGAAGCTGCCGAGCCCGATCCGATCGAACTGCTCAGGGCCGAAAATGCCGATCTGCGCGACAAGTTCCTGCGTCTTGCAGCAGAAATGGACAATCTTCGTCGCCGCACCGAACGCGAAGTCAAGGATGCGAAGGCCTATTCTCTCGCCGCTTTCGCGCGCGACATGCTTGCCGTTTCCGACAATCTTCGCCGCGCTCTTGAAGCCATTCCGGACGAACTCAAGACCAATGGCGAAGCCGGTCTCAACGGCCTGATCGAAGGTGTCGAGATGACGGAGCGCTCGATGCTCTCGACGCTGGAGCGCCACGGCGTCAAAAAGATCGATGCGGAAGGCCAGAAATTCGATCCGAATTTCCACCAGGCGATGTTCGAAATTCCAAACACGGCAGTTCCGAACAACACGGTGCTGCAGGTGGTTCAGGCCGGTTTCACCATCGGTGACCGGGTGCTGCGCCCCGCCATGGTTGGCGTCTCAAAGGGTGGCCCGAAGGTGGAGACCGCCGCAGCGCCCGAGCCGGGCACCGCCTCCGTCAACGAGAAGGATGCGTGAGGCATTCCCTCATCTAAAGCGCGTCCGGATGTAAAAGCGGGGCGCGCTTTTGTTTGAAATGCTCCAATAAAAAACGCGCCTCAAGGGCGCGTTTTTTTGTCCATGGAAAGGACCGTCGGCAGCCTTTGATCAGGCAGCGGTCGCCTGCTCCTGATTGAGGAAGGCGTAGATTGCCGTGTCGGAATCGGTGGCACGCAGCTTGGCCACCAGCTCGGGGTCGCGCAAAGCTCGGGCAATTCTCGACAGCGCCTTCAGATGATCCGCGCCGGCGCCTTCGGGTGCGAGCAGCAGGAAAACCAGATCGACCGGCTGGTCATCCAGCGCCTCGAAATCAACAGGTGTTTCAAGACGTGCGAAGACGCCGGTGATCTGATGGATGCTGCTCAGCTTGCCATGCGGAATGGCAATGCCGTGCCCCACACCGGTGGAGCCGAGTTTCTCACGCTGGAGGATGACGTCGAAAACTTCCCGTTCCGATACTCCGGTAATTCTGGCTGCCTTTGCGGCCAGCTCCTGAAGCAATTGCTTTTTGGAATTCACCTTGAGGGCGGGAATAATCGCATCTTGTTGCAGCAAATCTGCCAACGCCATTCTCTTTTTCCTTCATGCCATCGAGACGATGCAGGAGGCAGATACGCTTTCGCGCTCTGCCTCCCATGTCTTGTCAGACTGTTCAGCTCTTGATCGTTTCCGCGTCGATCCAGCCAATATTGCCGTCATGTCGTCGGTAGACGATGTTGAGATATTCCTTGCCGGGGCTGCGGAACAGCAGAACCGGTTCGTCCGTCATGTCGAGCGCCATCACGGCGCTGGCGACGGACATCGTCTTTATCTGTTTCGAACTTTCCGCAACGATCGTGGGTGCGTAGTCTTCCGGAACCTCGTGGTCCTCATCGGGGACAGCATCCATTACCGTATAGGCGATTTCCGACAACGCGCCGTTCGCCGCGGAACCATTGTGGTGATGGTCCTTCAGCTTCCGTTTGTAGCGACGCAGGCGCTTCTCGATACGCTCGGCGGCGGCATCGAAACTCGCTTGCGGATCATTTGCCTGACCCGCCGCATGCAATACAACACCCGTATCGAGATGCAGTTTGCAATCGGCTGCAAAACGCGATCCGGACTTCTCTACGGTCACTTGGCCTGAATACCCCCCATCGAAGTATTTGGTAACTGCCAGACCTATATTGTCCTCAATCCGCTGCCGGAAAGATTCGCCGATCTCCATATGTTTACCAGATACACGCACACTCATGGAAAATTTCCTTTTTGTAGTGATTTGCGAGTACCAGCTTACGTCAAGCCGCGCGCGCATCCAAGCGTTTCGAAGGCCTTTAAAAGCCCCCATTCGAATTTTACGCCCATGGACGGTGGAGATGAATCCGTTACAAATGACCTTGCTTACGTGTGCGGCGGGCTTCTAGCCCTTGCCGTAGCAAGAGTCAATGGTGCGGCTGGAAAGCCCTGAAAACGTGACCAGCGCCACCGCTCAGAACGCCGACAGTCTGGCCAGGGCCTTCTTCTCGCGCCGTCTCTGAACGGAGGATGGGATGTTCATCGCCTCGCGATATTTGGCCACGGTCCGGCGGGCAAGATCGATACCACTCTTTTTCAGATTATCGACGATATCGTCATCGGAAAGCACTGCGTCGGCGGCCTCCTGCGTGATCATCGCCTTGATGCGGTGACGCACCGCTTCTGCAGAATGGCTGTCACCGCCTTCCACCGAGCTGATGGAAACACTGAAGAAATACTTCAGCTCAAACAGGCCGCGCGGCGTCAGCATGTATTTTTTCGACGTCACCCGGCTGACGGTGGATTCGTGCATCTTGATGGCGTCGGCCACCGTCTTGAGGTTCAGCGGGCGCAGGTGGTCCACGCCATTGACGAGAAAGGCGTCCTGCTGGCGCACGATTTCGGTCGCCACCTTCATGATCGTTCTAGCGCGCTGGTCGAGGCTGCGGGTCAGCCAATGGGCCGTCTGCATGCATTCGGAAAGGAAATCCTGATCCTCTCCCTCGCGCGACTTGTGCCTTGAAACCTCTGCGAAATAGGTCTGGTTGATGAGCACGCGCGGCAGGGTCTCGGGGTTGATTTCCACAAGCCAGCCGCCGGCAGAGGAGGGGCGAATGATGATATCAGGAACGATTGTCTCGGAAACGGTCGAATCGTAACCAGCGCCCGGACGCGGATTGAGCGTGCGGATTTCCGCCAGCATGTCGAGAAGGTCTTCCTCATCCACGCCGCAGAGTTTTTTTAGAGAAGCGAAATCCCGTTTCGCCAGAAGCTCCAGATTGTCGATAAAAGCCCGCATTGCCGGATCAAGCCTGTCCTTCTGGGCAAGCTGGATCGCCAGACATTCGCTCAGCGAGCGGGAAAACACGCCGGGAGGATCAAAGCCCTGAAGCGTCTCCAGAATTCGCTCCACTGCCGAAGGCGCCGTCCCCAGCCGTTCAGCGACGTCTTCGACGGCATCTACGGCGATATATCCGGTCTCGTCGAGCTGGCCGATCAGCGCATCGGCGATCATCCTGTCTTCCACAGAGGATATGGCGAGAGGCAATTGCTGATTGAGATGGTCGCTGAGGGTCTGTTTCGCGGCAACGAAGTCGTCGAGATCGTAACTCTCGCCTGACTCCTGCCCGGGCATGGATTTCCACTGCCCCGCAAGTTCGGGTGCGTCGGGCTTTCTGGGTTCGGTATCGTCAGGAAAGACATTTTCAAAGCTGGTGTCGAGCTGTTCGCCGAGATTTGCCGCGCGATCGCCGTACCAGTCGTCGCTGTCGGCCGTTACCGGGGCGGACTTGTCGGACCCTTCGCTGTCGGCATCGCCGAAATTCTCCGCATCAACAGGGCTATCGCTGCTCAAATCGCCGTCGTTTGCCGCAATTTCAAGCAAAGGATTGCGCTCCACCTCCTGCGCGATGAACTGCGTCAGTTCGAAATGCGTCATCTGAAGCAGCTGGATGGACTGCATCAGTTGCGGTGTCATCACGAGAGACTGGTTTTGACGCAGCAAAAGGCTGGCAGATAATGCCATGGCGGACGCGAAACTCCCCTTACAGCTTCTTCGTCGCCACAAATTTCATAAATTTTGCGCAGGCAACGAAACTTGGCCCAAAAATTGCTTTTTTATTATGTTTGGTCAAGCGTCACTGCGGGGCGCGATGAAGAATCTTTCGCGCCCGGGAGCTTAAAGGCTAAAATTATTGCCGAGATAGAGCCGGCGCACATCCGGATTGTTGACGATATCGTCCGCACGGCCATGGGTCAGAACCTCACCGGCATGGATGATATAGGCGCGGTCGATGAGGCCGAGCGTTTCGCGGACATTGTGGTCGGTGATGAGAACGCCGATCCCTCGCGCGGTCAAATGTCTGACAAGGTTCTGAATGTCGCTGACGGAGATCGGATCGACGCCGGCAAAAGGTTCGTCCAGAAGCATGAAGGTCGGATCGGTCGCCAGAGCACGGGCGATTTCCAGACGGCGACGTTCGCCGCCCGACAGCGCGACAGCGGGCGATTTGCGCAACTGCGCAATGTGGAACTCTTCCAGCAACTCATCGAGCTTGCGGCTGCGCTTGGCGCTGTCAGGTTCGTGCACTTCCAGCACGGCGCGGATGTTTTCCTCGACTGTCAGTCCGCGGAAAATGGAGGCTTCCTGTGGCAGATAGCCGACACCGAGGCGGGCACGCCTGTACATCGGCATGGTGGTGACGTCGTTGCCGTTGATGGCGATCTTGCCGCTATCGACAGGTACGAGGCCCGTGATCATGTAGAAACAGGTGGTTTTGCCTGCGCCGTTCGGGCCAAGCAGCCCCACGGCTTCACCGCGGCGCACGACCAGCGAGACGCCGTTGACGACGCGCCGTGTATTGTAGGTCTTCGTCAGACCATGCGCGATCAGGGTGCCGTCATAGCGAGCCTTGTCGGCCTGCGACGCAGCGTCCACAGGTCGGTCGCGCCCACCGCCAAATATTTTTGAGATCGAGGCTATCTTCACGAGGTGAGACTACTGTTTCTTCTGCTGCGATTTCGGATCGAGCATGATCCGGACAGGGCCGCCGCAGCTTTCGAGCTTTGCCTGCCCCGAATTCATCAGAACAGTGAGCTTGCAGCCGGTGAAGACATTCGCGCCCTCGGACAGCACAACCTGCTTGCCGGTCAGAATGAAGGTCTGCGCCGCCATGTCGAATTCGCCGTGATCGGCCGTGGCCTTCTGCGTCTCGGACGTCAGGTAGACGTTATTGTCGACGAAGATTTTTTCGATGTTGGCGTCACCGCTGGTGAGCGAGGAACCTTCACCCTTGTAATTGACCGTCATCTTGCCGGCCTGAAGGGTGGTGGTGCCCTGCACAACTTTCACGTTACCGGTGAAATAGGCCTTGCGCTCCTGATCCCGAATTTCGAGCTGATCGCTTTCGATAGCGATCGGCTGGTCGCCGGAGAGCTTGACGCCTGTCATGTTGCTGGTGGTGTTCTGAGCGAAAGCCACGGTTGCAAGACAGGAAAAAGCAAAAGCTGCGGCTGTAACGCCTGCGGATTTGCCAAGGGAAACGGGACGGGAAATTTGCATCATCTGGACCGGGCTCTCACTTGCCTTCATTCTTGATATTGGATGCAGCGATACGTGCGCGTACCTGCCCCGAAAATGTAATAGTCTTGCCATTATCCGCGATATCAATCGATTGCGCAACAATGGCGCCGTCGTTTGTTTTGATCGAAACCGGCTCTTTGCTGCTCATTTTTCCAGCCTTCAGATCGACATCCGCAGATTGGAACTTCGCTTGTATGCCATTGCTGAGATTGATGTCAAAAGGGGCGGTCATCTTCAGCGTGTTGGTGGCCCGGTCGAAAATGCCTTCCTTGGCGATCACCTGGGCGACGCTGTCGTTCACAGGCACCGCGGCCAGAACCCTTTCGAGCGTCATGAGGTTGGGGTTGGCGATATCCTGCAACGCACGGTCTGCGTTCATGGAGTAGTCGATCCCCTTCTCGTTGCGGCCCG
This region of Agrobacterium tumefaciens genomic DNA includes:
- the rph gene encoding ribonuclease PH translates to MRPSGRKTDQMRKVSFERNFSKHAEGSCLVKFGDTHVLVTASLEEKTPPWLRNSGKGWVTAEYGMLPRSTHERMKREASAGKQGGRTQEIQRLIGRSLRAVVDLQALGERQISIDCDVIQADGGTRTASITGAWIALHDCLKWMETRNMIKVEKVLKDHIAAISCGIFAKQPVIDLDYLEDSSAETDANFVITGSGGIVEVQGTAEGAPFSEEEFLTLLGLAKAGCSELVALQKQAIA
- the hrcA gene encoding heat-inducible transcriptional repressor HrcA; this encodes MGFSAPLSKDQASLLDERSREIFRRIVEGYLDTGEPLGSRSLSRLLPMSLSPASVRNVMSDLEELGLIYSPHISAGRLPTQTGLRFFVDAFMQVGDLPADERASIDRQIGPVAGHEQSLEGLLTEASRMLSGMSRGAGLVLTAKSDVILKHVEFIRLEPTKALAVLVGDHNQVENRIIELPVGISSSQLTEAANFINAHLSGQTLQELRGQFQTQRAELQSELGTLAQDLIERGLAIWAGDNEEGKLGRLIVRGRSNLLEGLAGEEDIDRVRLLFDDLERKENLIEILNLAESGSGVRIFIGSENKLFSLSGSSLIVAPYRDEENRVVGAVGVIGPTRLNYARIVPMVDYTAQIMARLSRKQR
- the grpE gene encoding nucleotide exchange factor GrpE; this translates as MTDDTKKPGPDADVAEEFVEPAFTGEETAEAAEPDPIELLRAENADLRDKFLRLAAEMDNLRRRTEREVKDAKAYSLAAFARDMLAVSDNLRRALEAIPDELKTNGEAGLNGLIEGVEMTERSMLSTLERHGVKKIDAEGQKFDPNFHQAMFEIPNTAVPNNTVLQVVQAGFTIGDRVLRPAMVGVSKGGPKVETAAAPEPGTASVNEKDA
- the ptsN gene encoding PTS IIA-like nitrogen regulatory protein PtsN; amino-acid sequence: MALADLLQQDAIIPALKVNSKKQLLQELAAKAARITGVSEREVFDVILQREKLGSTGVGHGIAIPHGKLSSIHQITGVFARLETPVDFEALDDQPVDLVFLLLAPEGAGADHLKALSRIARALRDPELVAKLRATDSDTAIYAFLNQEQATAA
- the hpf gene encoding ribosome hibernation-promoting factor, HPF/YfiA family, whose translation is MSVRVSGKHMEIGESFRQRIEDNIGLAVTKYFDGGYSGQVTVEKSGSRFAADCKLHLDTGVVLHAAGQANDPQASFDAAAERIEKRLRRYKRKLKDHHHNGSAANGALSEIAYTVMDAVPDEDHEVPEDYAPTIVAESSKQIKTMSVASAVMALDMTDEPVLLFRSPGKEYLNIVYRRHDGNIGWIDAETIKS
- the rpoN gene encoding RNA polymerase factor sigma-54, producing the protein MALSASLLLRQNQSLVMTPQLMQSIQLLQMTHFELTQFIAQEVERNPLLEIAANDGDLSSDSPVDAENFGDADSEGSDKSAPVTADSDDWYGDRAANLGEQLDTSFENVFPDDTEPRKPDAPELAGQWKSMPGQESGESYDLDDFVAAKQTLSDHLNQQLPLAISSVEDRMIADALIGQLDETGYIAVDAVEDVAERLGTAPSAVERILETLQGFDPPGVFSRSLSECLAIQLAQKDRLDPAMRAFIDNLELLAKRDFASLKKLCGVDEEDLLDMLAEIRTLNPRPGAGYDSTVSETIVPDIIIRPSSAGGWLVEINPETLPRVLINQTYFAEVSRHKSREGEDQDFLSECMQTAHWLTRSLDQRARTIMKVATEIVRQQDAFLVNGVDHLRPLNLKTVADAIKMHESTVSRVTSKKYMLTPRGLFELKYFFSVSISSVEGGDSHSAEAVRHRIKAMITQEAADAVLSDDDIVDNLKKSGIDLARRTVAKYREAMNIPSSVQRRREKKALARLSAF
- the lptB gene encoding LPS export ABC transporter ATP-binding protein, coding for MKIASISKIFGGGRDRPVDAASQADKARYDGTLIAHGLTKTYNTRRVVNGVSLVVRRGEAVGLLGPNGAGKTTCFYMITGLVPVDSGKIAINGNDVTTMPMYRRARLGVGYLPQEASIFRGLTVEENIRAVLEVHEPDSAKRSRKLDELLEEFHIAQLRKSPAVALSGGERRRLEIARALATDPTFMLLDEPFAGVDPISVSDIQNLVRHLTARGIGVLITDHNVRETLGLIDRAYIIHAGEVLTHGRADDIVNNPDVRRLYLGNNFSL
- a CDS encoding LptA/OstA family protein, whose product is MMQISRPVSLGKSAGVTAAAFAFSCLATVAFAQNTTSNMTGVKLSGDQPIAIESDQLEIRDQERKAYFTGNVKVVQGTTTLQAGKMTVNYKGEGSSLTSGDANIEKIFVDNNVYLTSETQKATADHGEFDMAAQTFILTGKQVVLSEGANVFTGCKLTVLMNSGQAKLESCGGPVRIMLDPKSQQKKQ
- the lptC gene encoding LPS export ABC transporter periplasmic protein LptC — translated: MLERLRQPAPAFPLPNDQNGAYERALRHSARVKRLKIILPLGAAIISFAFVAVSLIRTWAPEEVSLESARIEDGKIVMEKPAVAGRNEKGIDYSMNADRALQDIANPNLMTLERVLAAVPVNDSVAQVIAKEGIFDRATNTLKMTAPFDINLSNGIQAKFQSADVDLKAGKMSSKEPVSIKTNDGAIVAQSIDIADNGKTITFSGQVRARIAASNIKNEGK